One segment of Nitrospiria bacterium DNA contains the following:
- a CDS encoding ubiquinol-cytochrome c reductase iron-sulfur subunit: protein MERRTFLVRVTGFIMGMIGLVLAIPLVGYVISPAFRRSVQDWAEAGRLDDLTVGVPRELSYVVTLRDGWLDATATKSVWAVRQPDGAVTVFSPLCTHLGCGYHWDSGDREFKCPCHGSVFDITGKVVGGPAPRPLDRLPVKVEDGRLFVINKEFKAGTPQQVEL from the coding sequence ATGGAACGTCGGACTTTTCTCGTTCGCGTGACGGGATTCATCATGGGTATGATCGGCCTGGTCCTCGCGATCCCCCTGGTCGGCTATGTGATTTCGCCGGCCTTTCGTCGAAGCGTTCAGGATTGGGCCGAGGCCGGCCGTCTGGACGACTTGACGGTCGGAGTCCCGCGGGAACTCTCGTATGTCGTGACGCTCCGCGACGGGTGGTTGGATGCCACGGCCACGAAATCGGTATGGGCGGTCCGACAGCCGGACGGGGCCGTCACGGTCTTTTCCCCCCTTTGCACCCATCTTGGATGCGGCTACCACTGGGACTCCGGCGATCGGGAATTCAAGTGTCCCTGCCACGGCAGCGTCTTTGACATCACCGGCAAGGTCGTCGGCGGCCCGGCCCCCCGGCCCCTGGACCGCCTGCCCGTCAAAGTGGAAGACGGACGCCTGTTCGTCATCAATAAGGAGTTCAAGGCCGGAACGCCTCAGCAGGTTGAGTTGTGA
- a CDS encoding FAD-dependent oxidoreductase: MRTTRYLLIGGGLASREAARQLRESDPDGSITLIGEEPHRPYDRPPLSKEFLRGEKSRDELFYDPEPYYRDHRIELLPGLSVRRLELSAKTAALSNAETVVFEKALIATGGRPVRLTIPGNDLPGVHYLRTLEDSAAIGAEAVAGRRAVIIGAGFIGMEIAASLTQRGVGVTVIETQAHIWSRFADATLAGFFQSDCAQKGVAFHTRETVTEIRGRGRASAVATKSGKEFPCDFVCIGIGIVPNVELAREAGLRVDNGIVVNEYLQSSHPDVYAAGDVANYPDPVFGKRRRVEHWGHAEYGGQLAGKNMAGAGRPYDLLTYVWSDLFDLRLQFAGDEAEHDRVLLRGRLEDRSFTVLYLKQNVLTAYFAVNGKAKEFPVFQRLIRQKTDLAGKEPQLRDPAFAVKSLL; encoded by the coding sequence ATGAGGACGACCCGCTATCTATTGATCGGGGGAGGTCTCGCCTCCCGTGAGGCGGCCCGGCAACTTAGGGAGAGCGACCCCGACGGGAGCATCACCCTAATCGGCGAAGAGCCCCACCGGCCGTACGACCGGCCGCCCCTCTCGAAGGAATTTCTCCGGGGAGAAAAATCCCGGGATGAGCTGTTCTATGATCCCGAACCGTATTATCGGGACCATCGGATCGAACTCCTGCCGGGCCTGTCCGTCCGTCGACTGGAGCTCTCAGCCAAAACCGCCGCGCTCTCGAACGCCGAAACGGTCGTTTTCGAAAAGGCCCTGATCGCCACCGGGGGACGTCCGGTCCGTCTCACGATCCCCGGGAACGACCTCCCCGGGGTCCATTATCTGCGCACCCTCGAGGATTCGGCCGCGATCGGCGCCGAGGCCGTGGCGGGCCGACGGGCCGTGATCATCGGGGCCGGCTTTATCGGGATGGAGATCGCAGCCTCCCTGACTCAACGGGGCGTCGGGGTGACCGTGATCGAGACGCAAGCCCATATCTGGTCCCGTTTTGCCGACGCCACGCTGGCCGGCTTCTTCCAGAGCGATTGCGCGCAAAAGGGCGTCGCGTTCCACACCCGGGAGACGGTGACCGAGATCCGGGGCCGGGGTCGCGCTTCGGCCGTCGCGACAAAGTCCGGAAAGGAGTTTCCGTGCGACTTCGTCTGCATCGGCATCGGGATTGTTCCCAATGTGGAACTGGCCCGGGAGGCCGGTCTCCGGGTCGACAACGGGATCGTGGTGAATGAATATCTTCAATCGTCCCATCCCGACGTTTACGCCGCCGGGGACGTCGCGAATTATCCCGATCCCGTTTTCGGCAAACGTCGGCGTGTGGAACACTGGGGTCACGCGGAATACGGCGGTCAGTTGGCCGGGAAGAACATGGCTGGTGCGGGCCGGCCGTATGATCTCCTCACCTATGTCTGGTCCGACCTCTTCGACCTTCGCCTGCAGTTCGCCGGCGACGAAGCCGAGCATGACCGGGTTCTTCTTCGCGGACGGCTTGAAGATCGATCGTTCACCGTCCTTTACCTCAAGCAAAACGTGTTGACGGCCTATTTTGCGGTCAACGGCAAGGCCAAAGAGTTTCCCGTCTTCCAACGTCTCATTCGGCAAAAAACGGATCTCGCCGGGAAGGAACCGCAACTGCGGGATCCGGCGTTCGCGGTCAAATCCTTGCTCTAG
- a CDS encoding cytochrome b N-terminal domain-containing protein translates to MFRTIHDWLDRRLRLRPIEEMLLSEPIPGGTSWVYVFGSATLFLFFLQLLTGMFLAIYYAPTPDHAYDSIRFIMTSVSFGPFVRGLHHWGASAMVVAIGLHMLQVYLYGAYKPPREAMWMVGVVLFLLVLAFAFSGYLLPWDQKAYWATQIGINMVGTVPWIGDALVRIVRGGDHLGALTLTRFFALHILFLPLMTLALIALHLFILRRVGPAGLFEEKRAVGKNKSVRTERRRRPASEPFYPRQVFMDAVVMGVVFLIVSAMAIGVSFPLADKANPSDTSFKPIPEWYFLFYYQGLKYVHGPLEPLATWILPGVIYAVLMFLPFLDRNPARNPVRRPTAILIGVLFLAGVFGLMTVSLEEIYAVPTTDPSVTRGRELYAKLPCVGCHRIHGSGGAVGPDLSFEGKARDRDWLVRHFKDPRAVSPGSIMPAFPLTPSELDDLTNYILSLK, encoded by the coding sequence ATGTTTCGAACCATCCACGATTGGCTGGACCGGCGCTTGAGGCTCCGGCCCATCGAGGAAATGCTCCTGAGCGAGCCGATTCCCGGCGGCACAAGCTGGGTGTACGTCTTCGGAAGCGCCACCCTTTTTCTTTTCTTCCTTCAACTCCTGACCGGGATGTTCCTGGCGATATATTACGCGCCGACGCCCGATCACGCCTACGACAGCATCCGGTTCATCATGACGTCGGTTTCGTTCGGCCCCTTTGTGAGAGGGCTGCACCATTGGGGGGCCAGCGCCATGGTGGTGGCCATCGGGCTTCACATGCTGCAGGTCTATCTGTACGGGGCTTACAAGCCCCCCCGGGAAGCGATGTGGATGGTCGGGGTCGTGTTGTTCCTGCTCGTGCTGGCCTTTGCCTTCAGCGGTTACCTCCTGCCGTGGGATCAGAAGGCGTACTGGGCGACGCAGATCGGGATCAACATGGTCGGCACCGTTCCGTGGATCGGCGATGCCCTCGTCCGGATCGTCCGTGGAGGGGACCATCTGGGAGCCCTGACCCTGACCCGTTTTTTCGCTCTTCACATTCTCTTCCTGCCCCTCATGACGCTCGCCTTGATCGCGCTCCATCTGTTTATTCTGAGGCGGGTCGGTCCGGCCGGTTTGTTTGAAGAAAAAAGGGCCGTCGGTAAAAATAAGTCCGTTCGGACGGAGCGGAGGCGCCGGCCCGCGAGCGAGCCGTTCTACCCGAGGCAGGTCTTCATGGATGCCGTCGTGATGGGCGTCGTCTTCCTGATCGTCTCGGCCATGGCGATCGGCGTTTCTTTTCCCCTGGCCGACAAGGCCAACCCGTCGGACACCAGCTTCAAGCCGATCCCGGAATGGTACTTTCTGTTCTACTACCAGGGGCTCAAGTACGTTCACGGTCCGCTGGAACCCTTGGCCACATGGATTCTGCCCGGGGTGATCTATGCGGTCCTGATGTTCCTGCCGTTCCTCGATCGAAATCCGGCGCGCAACCCCGTCCGCCGGCCGACGGCGATCCTCATCGGTGTTTTGTTCCTGGCCGGGGTGTTCGGCCTGATGACCGTTTCGCTGGAGGAGATCTATGCCGTTCCGACGACGGATCCGTCGGTGACGAGGGGCCGGGAGTTATACGCCAAGCTTCCCTGTGTCGGCTGTCATCGGATTCATGGGTCGGGAGGCGCCGTGGGACCGGATCTTTCCTTTGAAGGGAAGGCCCGGGATCGGGATTGGCTGGTCCGTCATTTCAAAGATCCACGGGCGGTGTCGCCGGGATCGATCATGCCGGCCTTTCCCCTGACCCCGTCCGAACTGGACGATCTGACGAATTACATATTGAGCCTCAAATGA
- the hemW gene encoding radical SAM family heme chaperone HemW gives MNAPFSLYLHFPYCWSKCHYCAFNSVRYDKPQSLRFLSALKKEIARYGGRTGVRDRRLITLYMGGGTPSIFNADQILEVLDCSRRHFNFADDIEVTMEANPGTVDLEKLTALKSGGVHRLSLGVQSFRDGELTRLGRAHGPRVAREAYGTAREAGFDNVNLDFMYALPDQRLEDWDRTLDEAIGIGPEHLSAYALTIEEGTRFGADYDRGLLVLPDEERQVRFDEWTHAKLADAGYVRYEVSNYARSGHACRHNLGYWSQREYLGLGPGAHSYFDGRRFSKTEDIDAYIHDVDAGGEAIEESEAIDPTQAGREALIFGLRKAEGVRLDEIRNQYPVTDPVRLQQTFDQWSRDDLVVLDPPRIRLSSKGLGLWDRIAEEITAVL, from the coding sequence ATGAACGCGCCGTTTTCGCTTTATCTTCATTTTCCATACTGCTGGAGCAAGTGCCACTATTGCGCCTTCAACTCGGTGCGGTACGACAAGCCCCAGAGCCTTCGCTTTCTCTCGGCCCTGAAAAAGGAGATCGCGCGGTACGGCGGTCGGACCGGGGTCCGGGATCGCCGCCTGATCACCCTATACATGGGGGGCGGGACGCCGTCCATCTTTAACGCCGATCAAATTTTGGAGGTGCTGGACTGTAGCCGCCGTCATTTTAATTTTGCGGACGACATCGAGGTCACGATGGAGGCCAATCCCGGCACGGTCGATCTCGAAAAATTAACGGCGCTGAAAAGCGGAGGAGTCCATCGCTTGAGTCTCGGTGTGCAGTCCTTCCGGGACGGCGAGCTGACGAGGCTCGGCCGCGCGCACGGCCCGCGGGTCGCCCGGGAAGCCTACGGGACGGCCCGGGAGGCCGGGTTTGATAATGTGAACCTCGATTTCATGTACGCACTTCCGGACCAGCGGCTGGAAGATTGGGACCGGACGCTGGACGAGGCGATCGGCATCGGGCCGGAGCATCTGTCGGCCTATGCCCTGACGATCGAGGAGGGGACGCGGTTCGGGGCGGATTATGACCGGGGTCTTCTGGTGTTGCCCGACGAGGAACGGCAGGTGCGGTTTGACGAGTGGACTCACGCCAAGCTTGCCGATGCGGGATACGTCCGGTATGAGGTCTCGAACTACGCCCGGTCCGGTCACGCCTGTCGCCACAATCTGGGGTACTGGAGCCAGCGGGAGTATCTCGGGCTCGGCCCCGGGGCCCACTCTTATTTCGACGGCCGGCGGTTCTCGAAAACGGAGGATATCGACGCCTACATTCATGACGTCGACGCCGGCGGGGAGGCGATCGAGGAATCCGAGGCGATCGATCCGACGCAAGCCGGCCGGGAGGCGCTGATTTTCGGACTGCGGAAAGCGGAGGGGGTCCGTCTCGACGAGATCCGGAATCAATATCCCGTGACCGATCCCGTACGACTTCAACAAACGTTCGATCAATGGAGCCGTGACGACCTGGTCGTTCTGGATCCCCCGCGCATCCGGCTTTCGTCCAAGGGACTGGGTCTTTGGGACCGGATCGCGGAAGAGATCACCGCCGTTCTTTAA